A genomic stretch from Cellulomonas sp. KRMCY2 includes:
- a CDS encoding glycosyltransferase family 2 protein has translation MSRLTVSVVVVTWNALDLTLRCLDSLRGQRTDELDVELVVVDNGSADATVETLRAAPDVHLVALPTNTGFAGGVNAGVRATTGSVVVLLNNDAVARPDFLVTLVEPFRHDGADSTDRAGRLGATTGRVLLSGSFAPAPAGPAGDTGAATLVAHDGTRWSRVTEGGTTLLNSTGNEVTTSGNGRDRDWLHRADGPDAPAGVFGFNGGCAALRRAALDDVGLLDESLFMYYEDTELSWRLRRRGWSVRHVPGAVTVHDHAASSGTSSDFFLDHNERNRLLVALVHAPWSVVLRATVRACGRVVLGPDRQRRARAVLGAAARVPWALRRRRAVDRSASVPRSVPAALLVPDAARAPATGPSR, from the coding sequence GTGAGCCGCCTGACGGTCAGCGTGGTCGTCGTGACCTGGAACGCACTGGACCTCACGCTCCGCTGCCTCGACTCGCTGCGCGGCCAGCGCACCGACGAACTCGACGTCGAGCTCGTCGTGGTCGACAACGGCTCGGCCGACGCAACTGTCGAGACGCTGCGCGCCGCGCCCGACGTCCACCTGGTCGCACTGCCGACCAACACCGGCTTCGCCGGGGGTGTCAACGCCGGGGTGCGGGCGACCACCGGGTCGGTCGTCGTGCTGCTGAACAACGACGCGGTGGCGCGGCCCGACTTCCTGGTCACCCTGGTCGAGCCGTTCCGCCACGACGGTGCCGACAGTACCGATCGTGCCGGGCGGCTGGGTGCGACGACCGGGCGGGTGCTGCTCAGCGGCTCCTTCGCGCCCGCACCTGCGGGCCCGGCGGGTGACACCGGCGCGGCCACCCTCGTCGCGCACGACGGCACCCGCTGGTCCCGGGTCACCGAGGGCGGGACGACCCTGCTCAACAGCACCGGCAACGAGGTCACCACCTCGGGCAACGGACGCGACCGCGACTGGCTGCACCGTGCCGACGGCCCGGACGCCCCGGCCGGGGTGTTCGGCTTCAACGGGGGCTGTGCCGCTCTGCGCCGCGCGGCCCTGGACGACGTCGGCCTGCTCGACGAGTCCCTGTTCATGTACTACGAGGACACCGAGCTCTCGTGGCGGCTGCGCCGACGTGGCTGGTCGGTGCGCCACGTCCCGGGTGCCGTCACGGTGCACGACCATGCGGCGTCGTCCGGCACGTCGTCGGACTTCTTCCTCGACCACAACGAGCGCAACCGGCTGCTCGTCGCCCTCGTGCATGCGCCCTGGTCGGTGGTGCTGCGCGCCACCGTGCGAGCCTGCGGCCGGGTCGTGCTGGGCCCCGACCGCCAACGTCGTGCCCGTGCGGTGCTGGGTGCCGCCGCACGCGTGCCGTGGGCGCTGCGCCGCCGTCGGGCCGTGGACCGCTCTGCCTCGGTCCCCCGGTCGGTCCCGGCCGCGCTGCTCGTGCCGGACGCCGCTCGCGCACCGGCCACCGGGCCGAGCCGATGA